The genomic segment GCGGAGAAAAATTCAATTACCCTTCGTGCAATTTTTCCAAGTGAAATCTTATGCATTTTTACATTCTCTTCCACGTAGGAATTCAGATTCGCAAGTTCGAGCATATTTTTTATCGCCTGCGAAAGCATCTGGCAGCGGGTTTTAATTTTGATTATTATCTCGGTTGTCTGTTCCGGAAGTTTTCCCGTAAATCCCTGAAGAATCACATCAACATAACTTTGTATAGCAGCAAAAGGCGCCTTCAGCTGGTGAGTGGCTTGCAAAAGATATTTTGTCTTCATGTCATTGATTTCCTGCAATTTTTCATTGAGTTCTTCTATTTCATTTACCCGATGCTGAAGTTCTTTGTTCGCCCATTCTATTTCTTCGGTCCTTTTGCGTATTTTTTCTTCGAGATTCATTTTATACTCTTCGAGCTCGTCTGTCACCTGTCGCTGAGTATCTATGAAATGGAATATGATTTTGCTTGATGCGGAGCTTATTATATTGACCGAAGTCAGCTTGTACATGTTAAGATACCTGAAGACTTTTTGCTGACCCGTTACTTCAAGAATCAAATCTAATTCAGGGTCGGAAAGGATAGTCATTACATCCGACCACAGACATGTTTTTATTCCATGTTCTTTAGAAAATATCATCCCTTCGGCATCAGGATTTGTGTCGCATACATATTTTACACTGATACCGGGTATCTTTATGAGGTCCTCTAGCAGGGCTTTGCCGCCTTTTCCCGCCCCGACAATTGCAATTCTTGCTATTGACACTAATCCTCCGTAATTATTTATTGCTTATTATTTTGGCTACTTTTTTCAGCAGTTCTTCCGGTTGAATCGGTTTTTCTACAAACTCATCCACAGGCAGGTATGATTCATCCTTGTCCCTGTTTGAAAAGGTGAAACCATACATTCCCTTCGCGTTTATTGCAGACAGCATTAGTATTGGAATATGTTTAGTCTGATTGTTATTTTTTAAAAGACGCGACATTTCGAAACCGGCATTATCATTTTCGGGAAATATCACATCAAGAATTATTAAATCCGGTTGAAATGATACTACATTTTCCACCAGATTTTCTTCGTCATTCTGAAATCCAACCTTATAACCTGCGCTCTTTAGAACTATAGACATGGAGTCAACAATATTCCGGTCGTCATCAACAATATAAATACTTTTCACAATTTAAACCCTCCCTGACCTGAGATTTAATGTTTAACAACATATTATAAAGTATTTTTACGGTTTTGTAAAGTATTTTTTTTAGATTGGCTTCAATAAAAAAACCAACACTATATAGTCGGTTGCTAATACAAATAAATTCCTTCACCTAAAGTTAGAATTTATTTCATTATTTCCTGCAATTTAATATCCGGGTGATGATATCTCGTCCTTTCAACTGTTCCTTCGCCGTACTGAATTGCTATTAAAGGGCACCATTGAATGCACGCCATACATTGCTCACATTTATGTTTCCAAAAAGGTTTTCCATTTTCGATTGAAATGTTTTCTACAGGACACACTTTCTGACAAATACCGCATGAATTGCACGAATCCTGTACCCAGAATTTTTTGTCCATTTCATGAATATGCGGCATTGATATGGAATACACTATACCCGATAACACCAGATTGGTAAATAAATTGTTTTTTTCTACTATCCCGCTTTCATTATTTTTTATTTTACTGATTATTTCAGCTATTTTTGTTTTTGCCTTCTCAAATAATTTAGCCTGTGCATCCAAAGGTTTAGCACCGTAAAGCGGCACATAATTTCCGGGCATCTTAACTGAAAATGCAGCACTTAAAATTCCGCCGGCTTGTTCCACTAACTTTTTTAGCTGTACATTTGTTGCTCCCGGACTTCCACCGCAAGTAACAACTGAAAAAATATATTTTCCTTTCAGATTTTGATTCTTTTTTACAAAGTCCACAACAATTGACGGTACACCCCACATATAAACCGGAAATACAAATCCAACCTTATCAGCATTAACGATTGTATTTTTCTTAATAGCGTCATGAATGGAAATTATTTCAGCGTCTCCAAGTCCTGAAGCAATTTCCTTTGCAACCTTAAGCGAATTTCCTGTCCCTGAAAAGTAATAAATCAATGTTTTCATAATAACTCCTGTGATTTTTTTATCTATAAAAAATCAAGCCGTTTGTTTTATTTTACCCGCTTACGCAGAATGCCCCCGACGAAGTCGGGGGATGAATGCGTAAAGGGTATCCGCCAACGCTTTGTGGCGGATGCTTCGGTGGATTTCGCCGAAGATGGAGCAGGTGCCACCGACTTTAGTCGGTGGGGCTCCACTATATTCAAATATATTTTTCAACCAATAGGAAGAATAAAAACAAATTTGCTCCCTTTTCCTTCTTCAGATTCTGCCCAAATTTTCCCCTTGTGGGCTTCTACTATACTTTTTACTATTGCCAAACCGAGACCACTACCTGTGCTTTTTTTTGACACTTCATCATCGCTGCGATAAAACTTTTCAAAAACTTTTTCAAGTTCTTCTTTTTTTATCCCGGGACCGGTATCCTGAATGCTAACAATAACGGAATCGTTTTCGCTCTCTCCTCTTATTGAAATATTCCCGCCCTTTGGAGTATATCTTATGGCATTTGCCAGAATATTTATAATCACCTGTTTAATTTTATTATCATCACCATAAATCATAGGAAAATCAGCGAAGAAATTTAACTCAATCTGTATTCCTTCCGGAACATTAGTGATATTTATTGCTTCTTTCACCAAATTGGGAATATTAACACGACTAATTTGCAATTTGAAATTGCCGACCTCGATTTTGGAAATATCAAGAAACTCGTCAACAAGAGTAGCAAGACGTTTGCCTTCCAAATTAATAATTTCCAAATATTGTCTTTGCTCGTCAACGTTTGACTTTAAACTCAACATCGTTTGAGCAAACCCGATAATATTGGTCAGGGGAGTTTTCAGTTCATGGGAAACCATAGAAACAAATTCAGATTTACGTTTATCCAGTTCGATTAAGTTTTTATTAGATTCTTCAAGTTTACTTTCTATTTCCAGATTAAAAATACTAATTATTCTAATTACTGACCACAATATTATTAAGGCTAATGTTGCACGGAATAGTTGAACAGGAATGTGTATTACCAAAATAAATGAATCCACATTAAGCCAATTTGAAGGGGAGAAATTACCTTTTGGAACTACCAATCCGCCTAAAATACTGTAGATTAATAAAGATATTGATGCAGTAAAAACATATTTTTTAACCCCAAACGGCTCTATTATTTCTTTTTCATGTTTGTAATAAGATAGGATTCCAAAACAGCTAAGCATACCGCTGGGAAGTCCCAAAAGATATCTTGTCCAAATATTTCCAATTTTCATAAAATCACCCGGAATAAAATTAAAAACATAAATTAAAAAGATAATAATCAGCAGCGTCCACCATCTTGCAAAATCGACAATTTTTTTTCGCCAGACAAAATGTGTAATATCTGATAAACAAAAAATTCTAATACCAAATTCAAGTAAA from the Elusimicrobiota bacterium genome contains:
- a CDS encoding ATP-binding protein, whose translation is MSIARIAIVGAGKGGKALLEDLIKIPGISVKYVCDTNPDAEGMIFSKEHGIKTCLWSDVMTILSDPELDLILEVTGQQKVFRYLNMYKLTSVNIISSASSKIIFHFIDTQRQVTDELEEYKMNLEEKIRKRTEEIEWANKELQHRVNEIEELNEKLQEINDMKTKYLLQATHQLKAPFAAIQSYVDVILQGFTGKLPEQTTEIIIKIKTRCQMLSQAIKNMLELANLNSYVEENVKMHKISLGKIARRVIEFFSAMAEKKKITLNCRNTAKDDIIVCNQEQIVIMLSNILDNAIIYSSENTTIDIAIEDREDDRISIAITDMGIGIPEQNIPKIFNEYFRSNNAVKKHENGTGLGLAIAKRIADIHKAEIEVNSIIGKGTTIKVILPVQNRSEITGTQHLIKNSGSI
- a CDS encoding response regulator; the protein is MKSIYIVDDDRNIVDSMSIVLKSAGYKVGFQNDEENLVENVVSFQPDLIILDVIFPENDNAGFEMSRLLKNNNQTKHIPILMLSAINAKGMYGFTFSNRDKDESYLPVDEFVEKPIQPEELLKKVAKIISNK
- a CDS encoding EFR1 family ferrodoxin (N-terminal region resembles flavodoxins. C-terminal ferrodoxin region binds two 4Fe-4S clusters.), yielding MKTLIYYFSGTGNSLKVAKEIASGLGDAEIISIHDAIKKNTIVNADKVGFVFPVYMWGVPSIVVDFVKKNQNLKGKYIFSVVTCGGSPGATNVQLKKLVEQAGGILSAAFSVKMPGNYVPLYGAKPLDAQAKLFEKAKTKIAEIISKIKNNESGIVEKNNLFTNLVLSGIVYSISMPHIHEMDKKFWVQDSCNSCGICQKVCPVENISIENGKPFWKHKCEQCMACIQWCPLIAIQYGEGTVERTRYHHPDIKLQEIMK
- a CDS encoding HAMP domain-containing sensor histidine kinase produces the protein MDLIYQFCKNNIDIIYFIYGFAFVMMGFAIFIQPKKGTQFKFANILWLLALFGIIHGTNEFLDMWLIIKGYNRSLEVIKLFVLFMSYFCLLEFGIRIFCLSDITHFVWRKKIVDFARWWTLLIIIFLIYVFNFIPGDFMKIGNIWTRYLLGLPSGMLSCFGILSYYKHEKEIIEPFGVKKYVFTASISLLIYSILGGLVVPKGNFSPSNWLNVDSFILVIHIPVQLFRATLALIILWSVIRIISIFNLEIESKLEESNKNLIELDKRKSEFVSMVSHELKTPLTNIIGFAQTMLSLKSNVDEQRQYLEIINLEGKRLATLVDEFLDISKIEVGNFKLQISRVNIPNLVKEAINITNVPEGIQIELNFFADFPMIYGDDNKIKQVIINILANAIRYTPKGGNISIRGESENDSVIVSIQDTGPGIKKEELEKVFEKFYRSDDEVSKKSTGSGLGLAIVKSIVEAHKGKIWAESEEGKGSKFVFILPIG